From a region of the Xanthomonas rydalmerensis genome:
- a CDS encoding TauD/TfdA family dioxygenase has translation MLSDISVEEISRRQALGHQGDSLPGQARYGKELQHYNIKSASDQDIVEIRKLLAVHGLLIFRDQVLEDHHLIHFSRRLGSGKIEAPPKAFNSPSDSIAYLTNLKKPDGSALGFAADSTDVWHSDQEFREAPASIAMLYCLIPTDNEGATSFATTAVDNLDIDASELSELRKLWSTRQAASIVAHPVVETNPFTGNEFIYISENTRQFIGPDGESIADSDKKTAYLLEKILKPENIYSHPWKQGDVLLYDNMQLVHRREAYQGIRFLKAVKFHPDGEYVVRPAGKMLQSPQ, from the coding sequence ATGCTTTCTGATATCTCCGTAGAAGAGATCTCGCGCCGCCAAGCGCTTGGCCATCAAGGCGACTCGTTGCCGGGACAGGCGCGCTACGGCAAGGAACTGCAGCACTACAACATAAAGTCGGCGTCCGACCAGGACATCGTCGAGATACGGAAGTTGCTTGCGGTGCACGGCCTGCTCATCTTCCGCGATCAGGTTCTCGAAGATCACCATCTGATCCATTTTTCGCGACGCCTTGGGTCGGGCAAGATCGAAGCGCCTCCCAAGGCGTTCAACAGCCCTTCCGATAGTATCGCCTACCTTACCAACCTGAAGAAACCCGACGGTTCTGCACTCGGATTCGCAGCGGACTCCACCGACGTGTGGCACTCCGACCAGGAATTCAGGGAAGCTCCCGCATCGATCGCCATGCTGTATTGCCTGATTCCCACCGACAACGAGGGCGCCACAAGTTTTGCGACGACCGCAGTGGACAATCTCGATATCGACGCAAGCGAACTGTCAGAACTACGCAAACTCTGGTCGACACGGCAAGCCGCAAGCATCGTGGCACATCCGGTGGTTGAAACCAACCCGTTCACTGGAAACGAGTTCATCTACATCAGCGAAAACACTCGCCAGTTCATTGGACCCGACGGTGAAAGCATCGCAGATAGCGACAAGAAGACCGCGTATCTTCTCGAGAAGATTCTGAAGCCAGAAAACATCTACTCACACCCATGGAAGCAGGGAGACGTGCTGCTCTACGACAACATGCAGCTTGTCCATCGTAGAGAGGCATATCAGGGAATCCGCTTCCTCAAGGCCGTGAAGTTCCATCCTGATGGGGAGTACGTCGTCCGCCCCGCTGGAAAGATGCTGCAGTCGCCCCAGTAG
- a CDS encoding alpha/beta fold hydrolase produces the protein MSEEGPMREDEGESLCLRGVRTWHEQCVQGVFGDVLGRPVDRIDFDSSFFTLGGTSTQAAQLASRIGEAFDIAVPVQAVFEQSTVRDLGQWLEERTKRLPQGAPLALSPEGRNRTLVCIHPSSGFGRPYRVLLPHMAADMSVYALEARGLRDGEALPATLDEMCADYIGQIQRLQARGPYHLLGWSFGAIPAHAIATAMQARGLEVDSLVLIDGFPFDGEPWIEQMVSSHRAHWSQEILSFREVRDACPERQAAMLDRLCAIKRNNVRLQAYKNRAVFMGDALLVNCGAHPFSWNAYVSGTLQEVSVPFGHNVLMMEEAAAFYGPKIADYLGRCIRGGAPRGA, from the coding sequence ATGAGCGAAGAGGGTCCGATGCGAGAGGATGAAGGTGAGTCCTTGTGTCTGCGTGGAGTACGGACATGGCACGAACAGTGCGTCCAGGGAGTTTTCGGGGACGTGTTGGGCAGGCCGGTCGACCGGATAGATTTCGACAGCAGCTTCTTCACCCTGGGGGGGACTTCTACGCAAGCGGCGCAGTTGGCCAGTCGGATCGGGGAAGCGTTCGACATCGCCGTTCCTGTGCAAGCGGTTTTCGAGCAGTCGACCGTGCGGGACCTGGGGCAGTGGCTCGAAGAACGCACCAAGCGTCTACCGCAAGGTGCGCCATTGGCGCTGAGTCCAGAAGGTCGCAATCGCACGCTGGTATGTATTCATCCTTCCAGCGGATTCGGTCGACCTTACAGGGTGTTGCTGCCGCATATGGCAGCCGATATGTCGGTCTACGCCCTGGAGGCGCGCGGCCTGCGCGACGGGGAAGCCTTGCCCGCAACGCTTGATGAGATGTGCGCCGACTACATAGGGCAGATCCAGCGACTTCAGGCGCGTGGTCCTTATCACTTGCTCGGTTGGTCTTTCGGAGCGATCCCGGCCCATGCCATCGCGACCGCTATGCAGGCGCGTGGGCTGGAGGTGGACAGTCTTGTCCTGATCGACGGGTTTCCCTTCGATGGCGAACCGTGGATCGAACAAATGGTGTCAAGCCATCGTGCGCATTGGAGCCAGGAAATATTGAGCTTCCGGGAAGTGCGTGATGCCTGTCCCGAGCGGCAGGCCGCCATGCTGGATCGTCTCTGTGCGATCAAGAGAAACAACGTGCGCCTGCAGGCATATAAGAATCGCGCTGTCTTCATGGGAGACGCGCTTCTCGTCAATTGCGGGGCGCATCCGTTCTCGTGGAACGCGTATGTGTCCGGAACGCTGCAGGAAGTGAGTGTTCCGTTTGGACACAATGTGCTGATGATGGAGGAAGCTGCTGCGTTCTACGGCCCCAAGATCGCCGATTACCTAGGCCGATGCATACGGGGTGGCGCGCCGCGAGGCGCTTGA
- a CDS encoding CmcJ/NvfI family oxidoreductase encodes MDNWQCDAATRPPEVICNFLTVGIELGVNDLRTAPDLSPTLDGWGFQKFDAPTAVDQKDFLEYGNASIESYIEETKDLLKNVLGADDVVHFDTCIRQKDTESAVKLVNNPFVGPYQRVHVDQNPTSAQARLDHHASHARHVSRFQIINVWRAFVEPVKNFPLALLDYRTVDPVEDLVVTRRILPEWMHERWVQDREGFSLKHSDAHRWYHWSGLRPEEVILFKCHDSASNSLLTSHGSLSSGTDTGLRDVAGVCAHTAFFNAQGPATGHLRSSADLRFLVLYN; translated from the coding sequence GTGGACAACTGGCAATGCGACGCGGCCACGCGTCCGCCGGAGGTCATCTGCAACTTCCTGACAGTCGGGATCGAGCTAGGCGTAAACGATCTGCGAACCGCACCCGATCTGAGTCCGACGCTGGATGGCTGGGGATTCCAGAAATTCGACGCCCCCACTGCAGTGGACCAGAAGGATTTTCTCGAGTACGGAAATGCGTCGATCGAGTCTTACATCGAGGAAACCAAGGACCTGCTGAAGAACGTGCTTGGCGCGGACGATGTCGTGCATTTCGATACATGCATCCGCCAGAAAGATACGGAATCCGCCGTCAAGCTGGTCAACAATCCGTTCGTCGGGCCGTACCAGCGCGTGCACGTTGACCAGAATCCAACCAGTGCGCAGGCGCGGCTCGATCATCATGCCAGCCACGCGCGGCATGTCAGCCGGTTTCAGATCATCAACGTCTGGCGTGCGTTCGTCGAGCCGGTCAAGAACTTTCCACTCGCGTTGCTCGACTACCGCACGGTGGATCCGGTAGAGGATCTGGTGGTCACGCGCAGGATCCTTCCGGAATGGATGCATGAGCGCTGGGTGCAGGACCGTGAAGGATTTTCGCTCAAGCACAGCGACGCGCATCGCTGGTATCACTGGAGTGGGCTGAGGCCGGAAGAAGTCATCCTGTTCAAATGCCACGACAGCGCCAGTAATAGTCTGCTCACCTCGCATGGCAGTCTCTCGTCGGGAACCGACACCGGCTTGCGCGATGTCGCGGGGGTGTGTGCGCATACCGCCTTCTTCAATGCGCAGGGACCGGCCACGGGTCACCTACGCAGTTCGGCCGACCTGCGGTTTCTGGTGCTTTACAACTAG
- a CDS encoding M28 family peptidase yields MTRPNVQADPKWIGKVANISFIVSVSLFIIFAALTKWRLEPVHPATATDADRFSADRAFDVLTHLLPQQLPHPVDSEENDKVRQRILATLRAYGYQPDVQQAMSCRKLRVYVCAKVENITALREGSADGKTLLLSAHYDSVDAGPGASDDGAGVSILLETARMLAQRPAGRNSVRFLFTDGEEAGLLGAHAFATQSPLAAGLALAINIEARGTSGQSALFETGSTSGWLVDAFAASSARPLAHSLLDTAYALLPNDTDLTIFKSHGMQGVNFAYGDHMAYYHTPRDNLQSLNRGSLQQQGDHVYGLLVSLLDRDIPAPEAMGRRVYTDIMGVGVVRWPASAGTGLAVALLGIFALCHWRRGQRQPIAGVSILTGFLLVVACAVLGGLVGYLLTAALSMANGGDPSWHSATAANRLLLWTCVLLATLATQRALRRWSSPEGSWIGVGYAWLLAGVVTALLLPGISYLFILPSMALSAAALLLLAAPPLRKALPLVLLLPASVAFATLLNAAFLFEMLLGFNEAIGAVGMGVLIGLAASFFAPLMPTGAPSRTLRYGGAAMLLVVAGSAFFSMHAPAYDAEQPQAVNILYVQGAGGEAHLVSSTATPPLAVARAMGARASMKPVFPESGETYLAVPVASASLSPANVTVLRTEQTATGRTSTIRIDADASIRRVGLFFPEAMGLHSIETADQRMDYAGSRSSYGHYKVLNCRGRSCNGMQLTLAMANKGPATVLVKSFSPLAKQAGALAKARDSSAVPYQDGDQSVVISDITL; encoded by the coding sequence TTGACGCGACCGAATGTTCAGGCAGACCCCAAATGGATTGGGAAAGTAGCGAATATTTCATTCATTGTTTCCGTCAGCCTATTCATTATCTTTGCGGCGCTCACGAAGTGGCGTCTTGAGCCGGTTCATCCGGCCACGGCAACCGACGCGGACCGTTTTTCCGCCGATCGGGCCTTCGACGTATTGACGCACCTCCTGCCGCAGCAGCTGCCACATCCTGTTGACAGCGAAGAAAACGACAAAGTACGGCAGCGGATTCTCGCCACACTGCGCGCGTACGGCTATCAGCCGGACGTCCAACAAGCCATGTCCTGCCGCAAGCTTAGGGTCTACGTCTGCGCCAAGGTGGAGAACATCACCGCGCTGCGCGAGGGATCGGCAGACGGCAAGACGTTGCTGTTGTCTGCGCACTACGACTCGGTCGATGCAGGCCCCGGTGCAAGCGACGACGGTGCGGGCGTGTCGATCCTGCTTGAGACGGCGCGGATGCTTGCGCAACGTCCCGCAGGCAGGAACAGCGTTCGCTTCCTGTTCACGGACGGCGAAGAAGCCGGACTGCTGGGTGCCCACGCATTCGCCACCCAGTCCCCGCTCGCCGCCGGTCTCGCATTGGCGATCAACATCGAGGCACGCGGCACGTCCGGACAAAGTGCGTTGTTCGAAACCGGCAGCACCAGCGGCTGGCTGGTCGACGCCTTCGCCGCCAGCTCCGCACGGCCGCTGGCCCATTCCCTGCTCGACACAGCATATGCGCTGCTGCCCAACGACACCGACCTGACGATCTTCAAATCGCACGGCATGCAGGGCGTCAACTTCGCCTATGGCGATCACATGGCCTACTACCACACGCCACGCGACAATCTGCAGTCGCTGAACCGCGGTAGCCTTCAGCAACAAGGCGATCACGTCTACGGCCTGCTTGTCTCGCTGCTGGATCGCGACATTCCTGCACCGGAGGCGATGGGCCGCCGGGTGTACACCGACATCATGGGAGTGGGCGTGGTTCGATGGCCGGCAAGCGCCGGCACCGGTCTGGCCGTCGCACTGCTTGGCATCTTCGCGTTGTGCCACTGGCGCCGCGGACAGCGGCAGCCCATTGCCGGGGTCAGCATCCTGACCGGGTTCTTGCTGGTCGTCGCCTGCGCCGTGCTGGGCGGCCTGGTCGGCTACTTGCTGACGGCCGCCCTGTCCATGGCAAATGGGGGCGATCCGTCATGGCACAGCGCCACCGCGGCCAACCGGTTGCTGTTATGGACGTGCGTGCTGCTGGCGACATTGGCCACGCAACGCGCACTCAGGCGCTGGAGCAGTCCCGAAGGAAGCTGGATCGGCGTGGGTTATGCGTGGCTGTTGGCTGGCGTGGTGACGGCCCTGCTCCTGCCCGGCATCAGTTACCTGTTCATCCTTCCCTCCATGGCACTGTCGGCCGCGGCACTGCTGCTCCTGGCTGCCCCGCCATTGCGCAAGGCCTTGCCGCTTGTTCTGTTGCTGCCGGCATCTGTGGCGTTCGCGACCTTGCTGAACGCGGCATTCCTCTTCGAAATGCTGCTCGGATTCAATGAGGCAATCGGCGCTGTCGGCATGGGCGTGCTCATCGGCCTGGCCGCCTCGTTCTTTGCGCCATTGATGCCGACCGGCGCGCCCTCCAGGACCCTGCGCTACGGCGGCGCCGCGATGTTGCTGGTCGTTGCCGGCAGCGCCTTCTTTTCGATGCACGCCCCCGCCTACGACGCAGAGCAGCCGCAGGCGGTGAACATCCTCTACGTACAGGGCGCCGGCGGCGAGGCCCATCTCGTCTCGTCAACCGCGACGCCGCCTCTCGCTGTGGCCCGTGCAATGGGAGCCAGGGCGTCCATGAAACCCGTCTTCCCCGAGTCCGGTGAGACCTATCTCGCCGTGCCTGTGGCATCCGCGTCGCTGAGCCCGGCAAACGTGACCGTTCTGAGAACGGAGCAAACCGCCACCGGAAGGACCTCGACCATTCGCATCGATGCGGATGCCTCGATCCGGCGTGTAGGCCTGTTTTTCCCGGAGGCAATGGGATTGCACTCGATCGAAACCGCAGACCAGCGGATGGACTATGCGGGCAGCCGCTCCAGCTACGGGCACTACAAGGTCCTCAATTGTCGAGGCAGGTCATGCAACGGCATGCAGCTCACCCTCGCGATGGCCAACAAGGGCCCGGCCACCGTGCTGGTTAAGTCATTCTCACCCCTGGCCAAGCAGGCTGGCGCGCTGGCGAAGGCCAGGGACAGCAGCGCCGTGCCTTACCAGGACGGCGACCAAAGCGTCGTCATCAGCGACATCACGCTCTGA
- a CDS encoding amino acid adenylation domain-containing protein, with the protein MKHMVLELTPAQQDIYLEGQLFGKVVNNIGGYQVYRGELDLGRFRQARTRLLQENDAYRLRFREVGGRCTPFLSDVCQTELRIVDVATAAAALAWIEERMATAFGDIASNVFEDALLRLASGEHWYFSKAHHLIMDGWGFALQMRRFLGMYADLGETAPEVALGRPPCSFVDHMRRQSGYRGSPQYLRSREHWLSRHTGTRDALFPLLHAPAAIGSKRVSAVLDAALLTSLRQLAADAKADLVAVMHAALYLYFSRSYQRTDLVIGSPVHNRRNADDKDTIGSIVNVNMHRFAAQPCISFIQLVEYVASVLRQDYRHGRFPLGDLVRALREKHGTSDDLPYEIAFNYQKLDFDFQIHGEPVETHYLSHSQERVPLTFVLCDYGNQDVRLHLDYALGHFGETDAQAVLDRLVHVLHQVAADGRQQVAAYRLLLAEESQDQFSVWQGADVALRPDACIHDFFEEQAGRTPDAVAVARGYSTLTYAELNRRANLLAARLIEQGAGPRHMVGVCHGRSLELVVALLAVLKSGSAYVPIDPAYPPSRIRHILDDARPAILLADAVGAQALGDVGGSAIRTDLPCAKAAQDERAAVNPARATTGLSAREVAYVIYTSGSTGRPKGVLIEHRNAAAFIQWALAHYSASELSAVLAATSICFDLSVFELFVPLAIGGRVVLAENVLALRDQKFDGVSLINTVPSAIRALLDAAAIPTSVRCLNLAGELLQQELVDALYMQLAAVKVYDLYGPSESTTYSTVCLRSKGGDASIGRPIHNTQVYVLDEAGDPLPTGMVGELHIAGAGLARGYLNQPAPTAERFVFNPHAQTRVYRTGDLARWTSDGRLQYRGRKDNQEKIRGYRVEPGEVEACLLEHPAVTECAVVGHGTAGVAEGRILLAYVVVAPAGEDKADPAMPEMLDDLARFLTMRLPAHMLPSRFIPLSALPLTPNGKVDRKALPAPGSAPRGAAADASPRNDTEHRLTMLWQETLQQQGIGIHENFLSRGGDSLLLLKLASSIEREFALRVDLPLLFSNTTIAAQGRLLIQQLELERVRHATCDLREASSDTFIDL; encoded by the coding sequence ATGAAGCACATGGTTCTCGAATTGACACCGGCACAGCAGGACATCTATCTGGAGGGGCAGCTCTTCGGGAAGGTGGTGAACAACATCGGGGGCTATCAGGTCTATCGCGGCGAGCTGGATCTTGGCCGTTTTCGGCAGGCACGCACTCGTCTGTTGCAGGAAAACGATGCCTATCGCCTGCGTTTCCGCGAAGTCGGGGGCCGTTGCACGCCGTTTCTCAGCGACGTGTGCCAGACCGAACTGCGCATCGTGGATGTTGCCACCGCGGCGGCGGCGCTGGCCTGGATCGAGGAACGCATGGCGACGGCATTCGGCGACATCGCATCGAACGTATTCGAAGATGCGCTGCTGCGGCTGGCATCCGGCGAGCACTGGTATTTCTCCAAAGCCCATCATCTCATCATGGATGGCTGGGGATTCGCCCTGCAGATGCGCCGCTTTCTTGGGATGTACGCAGACCTGGGCGAGACCGCTCCTGAGGTGGCGCTCGGCCGCCCACCCTGCTCCTTCGTCGATCACATGCGGCGCCAATCCGGCTATCGCGGCAGCCCGCAGTATCTGCGCAGCCGCGAACATTGGCTGTCGCGCCACACTGGCACAAGGGATGCGCTGTTCCCGCTTTTGCATGCGCCGGCAGCAATTGGCAGCAAGCGTGTCAGTGCAGTCCTGGATGCGGCCTTGCTCACCTCGCTGCGGCAACTGGCCGCCGACGCGAAGGCCGATCTGGTCGCGGTGATGCATGCAGCGCTGTACCTCTATTTTTCCAGGTCGTACCAGCGCACCGATCTCGTCATCGGCTCGCCTGTGCACAACCGACGCAATGCGGATGACAAGGACACCATCGGCTCCATCGTCAACGTCAACATGCATCGGTTCGCCGCGCAACCCTGCATCTCCTTCATCCAGCTGGTCGAATACGTGGCCTCGGTGCTGCGGCAGGACTATCGCCATGGCCGCTTCCCGCTCGGCGACCTGGTCAGGGCACTTCGCGAAAAGCACGGCACCAGCGACGATCTCCCATACGAAATCGCCTTCAACTATCAGAAGTTGGATTTCGATTTCCAGATCCATGGCGAGCCGGTGGAAACGCATTACCTGTCGCACTCGCAGGAGCGTGTCCCACTGACCTTCGTGCTTTGCGACTATGGAAACCAGGACGTGCGGCTGCATCTGGACTATGCGCTCGGCCATTTCGGCGAGACCGACGCGCAGGCCGTGCTCGACAGGCTCGTGCACGTCCTGCACCAGGTCGCTGCCGATGGCAGACAGCAGGTCGCTGCGTACCGGCTCCTGCTCGCGGAGGAATCGCAGGATCAGTTCAGCGTCTGGCAAGGCGCCGACGTCGCGTTGCGCCCGGACGCGTGCATCCACGATTTCTTCGAAGAGCAGGCCGGGCGTACACCCGACGCCGTCGCCGTGGCGCGTGGCTATTCCACGCTCACTTATGCCGAACTCAACCGCAGGGCCAACCTGCTGGCCGCCCGGCTGATCGAGCAAGGCGCCGGCCCTAGGCACATGGTGGGTGTGTGCCATGGCAGATCGCTGGAACTGGTGGTCGCGTTGCTCGCCGTGCTGAAGTCCGGCTCTGCCTATGTCCCGATCGACCCTGCCTATCCACCATCGCGGATACGCCACATTCTCGACGATGCGCGCCCAGCGATCCTGCTCGCCGACGCGGTGGGTGCCCAAGCCCTGGGTGATGTCGGTGGGTCAGCCATCCGTACGGACCTCCCTTGCGCCAAGGCCGCACAGGATGAGCGTGCAGCGGTGAATCCGGCGCGCGCGACAACCGGGCTGTCCGCGCGGGAAGTCGCCTACGTCATTTACACCTCCGGCTCGACAGGGCGACCCAAGGGCGTCCTGATCGAGCATCGCAACGCCGCCGCGTTCATCCAATGGGCGCTCGCGCACTATTCGGCCAGCGAGTTGTCCGCGGTGCTCGCTGCAACATCGATCTGCTTCGACCTGTCGGTATTCGAACTCTTCGTGCCGCTCGCCATCGGCGGCCGCGTCGTCCTGGCAGAAAACGTGCTGGCGCTCAGGGACCAGAAGTTCGACGGCGTCTCGCTGATCAATACGGTTCCATCGGCGATCCGAGCACTGCTCGATGCCGCAGCCATTCCCACCTCTGTGCGCTGCCTCAACCTGGCCGGGGAACTGTTGCAGCAGGAGTTGGTGGACGCGCTTTATATGCAGCTTGCGGCAGTGAAGGTCTACGACCTCTACGGCCCCTCCGAAAGCACGACCTATTCCACCGTCTGCCTGCGCAGCAAAGGCGGGGACGCCTCCATTGGAAGGCCTATCCACAACACCCAGGTCTACGTCCTGGACGAGGCAGGCGATCCGCTTCCGACCGGCATGGTCGGCGAACTCCATATCGCCGGTGCCGGTCTGGCCAGGGGCTATCTGAACCAACCCGCGCCCACCGCGGAGCGGTTCGTGTTCAACCCCCACGCGCAAACTCGGGTCTATCGGACCGGCGACCTGGCGCGCTGGACCAGCGATGGCCGCCTGCAGTACAGAGGACGCAAGGACAATCAGGAGAAGATCCGCGGCTATCGGGTCGAGCCAGGGGAAGTCGAGGCATGCCTGCTGGAGCACCCCGCGGTCACCGAATGCGCCGTGGTCGGCCACGGCACGGCGGGGGTCGCCGAAGGCCGGATCCTGCTGGCCTATGTCGTCGTGGCGCCGGCAGGCGAGGACAAAGCAGATCCCGCCATGCCCGAGATGCTGGACGATCTCGCCAGGTTCCTGACCATGCGCCTGCCGGCACATATGCTGCCATCGCGCTTCATTCCGCTCTCCGCGCTGCCGTTGACCCCCAACGGCAAGGTGGACCGCAAGGCATTGCCTGCGCCAGGCTCCGCACCACGCGGCGCGGCTGCCGACGCGTCACCCCGCAATGACACCGAACACCGTCTGACCATGCTGTGGCAGGAGACGCTGCAGCAACAAGGCATCGGCATTCACGAGAACTTTCTTTCGAGAGGCGGCGACTCCTTGCTGCTGCTCAAGCTTGCCTCGTCCATCGAACGCGAATTCGCGCTGCGCGTCGACCTGCCGCTGCTGTTCTCCAACACCACGATCGCCGCACAAGGCCGCTTGCTGATCCAGCAACTGGAACTGGAGCGCGTGCGCCACGCGACATGCGATCTGCGGGAAGCGTCATCGGACACCTTCATCGATCTTTGA
- a CDS encoding cyclic peptide export ABC transporter — MVLDVVKQSKPQIALASAISIAAGAANIWLLALVGRDMRAAVAAPDAIAEFAGALVLMVGFGLVSQVALSRLSANMLHGLRHKLVQAISHLSVRRIEAIGRHRLYAALTRDVPALHDFLVALPNYVFNITVVLACLVYLAVISSRLFLVFFVLLLIGLYVAKVVIADRAEARFQLRRKVENDLFKCYEAVIDGSKELKLNPDREGWLIRDELEGFAQKYKDATKTAELFLNISNSWATAIIFIGVGTLLFLSSHIGVPNREPVVTFVLTIFYIVGPLTVLINSFRTVHAAKAAIAHLHALRLDATDTASSSPLAMEPFQSLSAKGLFFRHDNPDGECPGFNVGPLDLDIARGEIVYFVGGNGSGKTTAAKLLTGLYERHAGEVLINGVQLADQRAHFQYFSAIFQDYYLFETLVAKHGKEIEPEQVRDWLDRLHLSDKVSVEHGRLSTTRLSYGQRKRLALLIAYFEQSEIYVFDEWAADQDVEFREFFYGTFLPGLKKLGKTSIVVSHDERYFHLADKVLKFDNGVIASTTQNTPSDACCVERDSPPGSRQPAMNPFTLERTSART, encoded by the coding sequence ATGGTGTTGGACGTCGTCAAGCAAAGCAAGCCGCAAATCGCGCTCGCCAGCGCGATCAGCATCGCTGCCGGCGCAGCCAACATCTGGCTGTTGGCCCTGGTTGGCCGCGACATGCGCGCCGCCGTCGCCGCGCCGGACGCAATCGCAGAATTTGCCGGCGCATTGGTATTGATGGTCGGGTTCGGCCTGGTTTCTCAGGTGGCGCTGTCGCGACTCAGCGCCAACATGCTGCATGGCCTCCGTCACAAGCTGGTGCAGGCCATCAGCCACCTATCGGTTCGCAGAATCGAGGCCATCGGGCGCCACCGGCTGTACGCCGCGCTCACCCGCGACGTCCCTGCGTTGCACGACTTCCTCGTCGCGCTGCCCAACTACGTGTTCAACATCACCGTGGTGCTGGCGTGCCTGGTCTATCTCGCCGTCATCTCATCCCGCCTGTTCCTGGTCTTCTTCGTACTCCTCCTCATCGGCCTCTACGTGGCCAAGGTCGTCATCGCCGACCGGGCGGAGGCGCGCTTCCAGTTGCGCCGCAAGGTGGAGAACGATCTGTTCAAGTGCTACGAAGCGGTCATCGACGGCAGCAAGGAACTCAAGCTGAACCCGGACCGGGAGGGCTGGTTGATCCGGGATGAACTGGAGGGATTCGCCCAAAAATACAAGGACGCCACCAAGACCGCGGAGTTGTTTCTCAACATCTCCAACAGCTGGGCGACCGCGATCATCTTCATCGGGGTCGGCACGCTTCTGTTCCTGTCCTCGCACATCGGCGTGCCGAACCGCGAACCGGTGGTGACCTTCGTGCTGACCATTTTCTATATCGTCGGCCCGCTCACGGTCCTCATCAATTCGTTCCGCACCGTGCATGCCGCCAAGGCGGCCATCGCGCACCTGCATGCGCTCAGACTCGATGCCACGGATACCGCCTCCTCCTCACCTTTGGCGATGGAGCCGTTTCAGTCGCTGTCGGCGAAAGGACTGTTTTTCCGCCATGACAATCCGGACGGAGAATGTCCCGGGTTCAATGTCGGCCCGCTGGACCTGGACATCGCGCGTGGCGAGATCGTCTATTTCGTCGGCGGCAACGGAAGCGGCAAGACCACCGCGGCGAAGCTGCTGACCGGATTGTACGAGCGCCATGCCGGCGAAGTGCTGATCAATGGCGTGCAGTTGGCAGACCAGCGGGCGCACTTCCAGTATTTTTCTGCGATTTTCCAGGATTATTACCTGTTCGAAACGCTGGTGGCGAAGCACGGCAAGGAGATTGAGCCCGAGCAGGTGCGAGACTGGCTGGACAGGCTGCATCTTTCCGACAAGGTCAGCGTCGAGCACGGACGCCTGTCCACCACCAGGCTGTCCTATGGCCAGCGTAAGCGCCTGGCCCTGCTGATTGCCTACTTCGAGCAGTCGGAGATCTACGTCTTCGACGAGTGGGCCGCGGACCAGGATGTGGAGTTTCGCGAGTTCTTCTACGGCACCTTCCTGCCCGGGCTGAAGAAGCTGGGCAAGACCTCGATCGTGGTCAGTCACGACGAGCGTTACTTCCATCTCGCCGACAAGGTGCTGAAGTTCGACAACGGCGTGATCGCGTCCACCACCCAAAACACTCCGAGCGATGCCTGTTGCGTGGAACGCGACAGCCCCCCAGGCAGCCGCCAGCCCGCCATGAACCCTTTCACCTTGGAACGGACGTCTGCGCGCACATGA